A single window of Nicotiana sylvestris chromosome 5, ASM39365v2, whole genome shotgun sequence DNA harbors:
- the LOC104249552 gene encoding cytochrome P450 78A3-like, producing MTTDRESLWVFALASNCKYFTSPINSICFALVFLLVWLVMNMIYWTHPGGPAWGKYKWRKYFVAPKPIPGPRGFPLIGSMNLMTGLAHQKIAAVAKSCQAKRLMSFSLGETRVIVTCNPVVAKEILNSSAFIDRPVNESAYRLMFNRSIGFASYGVYWRTLRKIAATHLFCPKQIKASETQRCEIVKQMVEILKGGGSRDNIRVRDVLKKASVNNMMCSVFGRNYSLLDDCNEELSELVDEGYELLGMLNWSDHLPWLAEFDPQKIQLRCSRLVPKVNQFVGKIIDEHRAQPSNGHRDFVDVLLSLPDSERLSDSDMIAVLWEMIFRGSDTVAVLIEWILARMVLHPDVQSKVQEELDRIVGRSCRPIMESDVTNMVYLPAVVKEVLRLHPPGPLLSWARLAIKHVIVDGYHVPAGTTAMVNMWAITRSEEVWTDPLEFKPERFMNESESELVDFSVLGSDLRLAPFGSGRRACPGKTLGLTTVTFWVASLLQEFQFGPTDETKTVDLSEVLRLSCEMVNPLTVRVRPRHTP from the exons atgacgACAGACAGAGAGAGCCTTTGGGTTTTCGCTTTAGCTTCAAATTGCAAATATTTCACGTCCCCCATCAACTCCATATGTTTTGcacttgtttttcttcttgtctGGTTAGTCATGAACATGATTTACTGGACTCACCCTGGTGGTCCAGCTTGGGGTAAATACAAATGGAGAAAGTATTTTGTAGCACCAAAGCCAATACCAGGCCCAAGAGGTTTTCCTCTTATAGGAAGCATGAACCTTATGACTGGTTTAGCACACCAAAAAATAGCAGCCGTAGCAAAATCATGCCAAGCCAAGCGTCTCATGTCCTTCAGCCTAGGTGAAACCAGAGTTATTGTAACGTGTAACCCAGTGGTAGCAAAGGAGATATTGAACAGTTCAGCGTTCATTGATCGTCCAGTAAACGAGTCAGCTTACAGACTAATGTTCAACAGATCAATTGGTTTTGCTTCTTACGGGGTTTACTGGCGAACACTTAGAAAAATTGCTGCCACGCACTTGTTTTGTCCTAAACAAATCAAAGCCTCTGAAACACAACGGTGCGAAATTGTGAAACAGATGGTCGAAATTTTGAAAGGTGGCGGTTCTCGTGACAACATACGGGTTAGGGATGTTCTGAAAAAGGCTTCTGTAAACAATATGATGTGTTCTGTTTTTGGCCGCAACTACAGTCTCCTGGATGACTGTAACGAAGAGCTGAGCGAGTTAGTAGATGAAGGTTATGAGCTTTTGGGAATGCTCAATTGGTCGGATCACCTCCCTTGGTTAGCTGAATTTGACCCGCAGAAAATACAGCTCAGGTGCTCACGGCTCGTGCCTAAAGTAAACCAGTTTGTGGGAAAGATCATCGACGAGCACCGGGCTCAACCTAGCAACGGTCACCGTGATTTTGTGGATGTTTTGCTCTCACTTCCGGACTCCGAAAGATTATCAGACTCTGATATGATTGCCGTACTCTGG GAGATGATATTTAGAGGGAGCGACACAGTGGCAGTATTAATAGAGTGGATACTAGCACGGATGGTACTTCATCCTGATGTTCAGTCAAAGGTACAAGAGGAGTTGGACAGGATTGTTGGAAGATCATGTCGTCCAATCATGGAGTCCGATGTAACGAACATGGTTTATCTGCCAGCCGTAGTGAAAGAAGTACTTAGATTGCACCCTCCGGGCCCACTGTTGTCATGGGCCCGCCTAGCTATAAAGCACGTGATAGTGGACGGATATCACGTGCCTGCAGGCACCACAGCCATGGTGAACATGTGGGCCATCACGAGGAGTGAGGAGGTTTGGACGGATCCACTTGAGTTTAAGCCCGAGAGGTTCATGAACGAGTCCGAGTCCGAGCTTGTGGATTTCTCGGTGTTGGGGTCTGACTTGAGACTGGCTCCATTTGGCTCTGGAAGGCGAGCTTGTCCAGGAAAGACACTCGGCTTGACTACTGTCACTTTTTGGGTAGCATCGCTTTTGCAGGAGTTCCAATTTGGACCTACTGATGAAACCAAAACTGTTGACTTGTCTGAGGTACTTAGGCTTTCCTGTGAAATGGTCAACCCACTCACAGTGAGGGTGCGTCCAAGACACACTCCATGA